In Microbacterium cremeum, a genomic segment contains:
- a CDS encoding GntR family transcriptional regulator: MIEEGRALFLQIAESMEDSIVEGSLAEEERAPSTNELAAFYRINPATAAKGVAMLADKGVLYKRRGIGMFVAPGARELLLRERRSAFTDRFIDPLLAEARKLGLGPEDLALLIRDRAEALTAITTEGTTR; the protein is encoded by the coding sequence GTGATCGAAGAAGGAAGAGCGCTGTTCCTCCAGATCGCCGAGAGCATGGAGGACTCGATCGTCGAGGGCTCGCTCGCCGAAGAAGAGCGTGCGCCCTCGACCAACGAGCTCGCCGCGTTCTACCGCATCAACCCCGCGACCGCCGCCAAGGGGGTCGCGATGCTCGCCGACAAAGGCGTGCTGTACAAGCGGCGCGGCATCGGCATGTTCGTCGCGCCGGGCGCCCGCGAGCTGCTGCTGCGCGAGCGGCGGTCCGCCTTCACCGACCGCTTCATCGATCCGCTGCTGGCCGAGGCGCGCAAGCTCGGACTCGGACCCGAAGACCTGGCACTGCTCATCCGCGATCGCGCTGAGGCGCTCACCGCGATCACCACCGAAGGGACCACACGATGA
- a CDS encoding chorismate mutase: protein MTEDPTTTLTRLRSSIDNIDAALVYLLAERFKATKQVGHLKAEHGMPPSDPAREEQQVARLRNLAEQADLDPAFAEKWFNFVVAEVIRHHEVLRDGNGAAGL from the coding sequence ATGACCGAGGATCCGACGACGACGCTCACCCGGCTGCGCAGCAGCATCGACAACATCGACGCCGCCCTGGTGTACCTGCTCGCCGAGCGGTTCAAGGCCACCAAGCAGGTCGGCCACCTGAAGGCGGAGCACGGCATGCCGCCGTCCGACCCGGCCCGCGAGGAGCAGCAGGTCGCACGGCTGCGCAACCTCGCCGAGCAGGCCGACCTCGACCCCGCGTTCGCCGAGAAGTGGTTCAACTTCGTCGTCGCCGAGGTGATCCGCCACCACGAGGTGCTGCGCGACGGCAACGGCGCAGCCGGGCTCTGA
- the purL gene encoding phosphoribosylformylglycinamidine synthase subunit PurL: MTTPSSKALADTVSNAEATPEKEQPYAALGLKDDEYAKIREILGRRPTSGELAMYSVMWSEHCSYKSSKIYLRQFGQKVSEEMKERLMVGMGQNAGVVDIGEGWAVTFKVESHNHPSYIEPFQGAATGVGGIVRDIISMGARPVAVMDQLRFGAIDHPDTARVVHGVVSGISFYGNCLGLPNIGGETVFDAVYQGNPLVNALAVGVLRHEDLKLANASGAGNKVVLFGARTGGDGIGGASILASDTFADGGPTKRPAVQVGDPFAEKVLIECCLELYQGELVEAIQDLGAAGISCATSELAANGGSGMRVDLERVLLRDPTLTPEEILMSESQERMMAIVAPEKLDAFLEVVKKWDVETSVLGEVTGDGRLQIFWHGEQIVDVDPSTVAVDGPVYERPVAYPTWIDALREDSASALPRDLDADTLRRQFTQLVASPNLADTSWVTNQYDYYVLGNTALSFPDDAGMIRVDEHSGLGFAIATDCNGRYCQLDPAQGAKLALAEAYRNVAVTGAVPTAVTDCLNFGSPENPEVMWQFSQAVEGLSDGCLELGIPVTGGNVSFYNQTGDQPIFPTPVVGVLGIIDDVARRIPSGWQDAGENIYLLGVTATELSGSQWAGTIHGHLGGRPPAVDLAHEKKLAELLHAAGQQSLVSSAHDLSSGGLAQALAEAVMRFGVGARVWLDEIMERDGVDAATALFSESTGRVIVSVPREDDVKFRGLCEGRGYPVLRIGVTDAAAGDDPALEVQGLFTVPLAELRDLATSTLPAAFGATVAEPVA; the protein is encoded by the coding sequence GTGACCACCCCCTCTTCGAAGGCCCTGGCCGACACCGTCTCGAACGCCGAGGCCACGCCCGAGAAGGAGCAGCCGTACGCGGCGCTCGGCCTCAAGGACGACGAGTACGCGAAGATCCGCGAGATCCTCGGCCGCCGCCCCACGTCGGGCGAGCTGGCGATGTACTCGGTGATGTGGTCGGAGCACTGCTCCTACAAGTCCTCGAAGATCTACCTTCGCCAGTTCGGCCAGAAGGTGTCGGAGGAGATGAAGGAACGGCTCATGGTCGGCATGGGCCAGAACGCCGGCGTCGTCGACATCGGCGAGGGCTGGGCGGTCACCTTCAAGGTCGAGTCGCACAACCACCCCAGCTACATCGAGCCGTTCCAGGGCGCCGCGACCGGCGTCGGCGGCATCGTCCGCGACATCATCTCGATGGGCGCCCGGCCGGTCGCGGTGATGGATCAGCTGCGCTTCGGCGCCATCGACCACCCCGACACCGCCCGCGTCGTGCACGGCGTGGTGAGCGGCATCTCGTTCTACGGCAACTGCCTGGGCCTGCCCAACATCGGCGGCGAGACCGTGTTCGACGCGGTCTACCAGGGCAACCCGCTCGTCAACGCGCTCGCGGTCGGCGTGCTGCGCCACGAGGACCTCAAGCTCGCCAACGCGTCGGGTGCCGGCAACAAGGTCGTGCTCTTCGGCGCCCGCACCGGCGGCGACGGCATCGGCGGCGCGTCGATCCTCGCCTCCGACACGTTCGCCGATGGCGGCCCGACCAAGCGCCCTGCGGTGCAGGTGGGCGACCCGTTCGCCGAGAAGGTGCTCATCGAGTGCTGCCTCGAGCTGTACCAGGGCGAGCTCGTCGAAGCGATCCAGGACCTCGGCGCCGCCGGCATCTCGTGCGCCACCTCCGAACTCGCCGCCAACGGCGGCTCGGGCATGCGCGTCGACCTCGAGAGGGTGCTGCTGCGCGATCCCACGCTCACGCCCGAAGAGATCCTCATGAGCGAGAGCCAGGAGCGCATGATGGCGATCGTCGCGCCCGAGAAGCTCGACGCGTTCCTCGAGGTCGTCAAGAAGTGGGATGTCGAGACCAGCGTCCTCGGCGAGGTGACCGGCGACGGCCGCCTGCAGATCTTCTGGCACGGCGAGCAGATCGTCGACGTCGACCCCTCGACCGTCGCGGTCGACGGCCCGGTGTACGAACGGCCGGTCGCCTACCCCACGTGGATCGACGCGCTGCGCGAGGACTCGGCATCCGCCCTCCCCCGCGATCTCGACGCCGACACCCTGCGCCGCCAGTTCACCCAGCTCGTCGCGAGCCCCAACCTCGCCGACACGTCGTGGGTGACGAACCAGTACGACTACTACGTCCTGGGCAACACGGCGCTGTCGTTCCCCGACGACGCCGGCATGATCCGCGTCGACGAGCACTCGGGTCTCGGCTTCGCGATCGCGACCGACTGCAACGGCCGCTACTGCCAGCTCGACCCCGCGCAGGGCGCGAAGCTCGCGCTCGCCGAGGCGTACCGCAACGTCGCCGTCACCGGCGCCGTGCCGACGGCGGTCACCGACTGCCTCAACTTCGGCAGCCCCGAGAACCCCGAGGTGATGTGGCAGTTCTCGCAGGCGGTCGAAGGACTGTCGGACGGATGCCTCGAACTCGGCATCCCCGTCACCGGCGGCAACGTCTCGTTCTACAACCAGACCGGCGACCAGCCGATCTTCCCGACGCCGGTCGTCGGCGTGCTCGGGATCATCGACGACGTCGCGCGCCGCATCCCGTCGGGGTGGCAGGACGCGGGCGAGAACATCTACCTGCTCGGCGTCACCGCGACGGAGCTCTCGGGCTCGCAGTGGGCGGGCACGATCCACGGCCACCTCGGCGGTCGTCCGCCGGCCGTCGACCTCGCGCACGAGAAGAAGCTCGCCGAGCTGCTGCACGCCGCGGGCCAGCAGTCGCTCGTGTCGTCGGCGCACGACCTATCGTCGGGCGGCCTGGCCCAGGCCCTCGCGGAGGCCGTCATGCGCTTCGGCGTCGGCGCGCGCGTCTGGCTCGACGAGATCATGGAGCGCGACGGGGTGGATGCCGCAACCGCCCTCTTCTCGGAGTCCACCGGCCGCGTCATCGTCTCGGTGCCGCGCGAGGACGACGTGAAGTTCCGCGGCCTGTGCGAGGGCCGGGGCTACCCCGTGCTGCGGATCGGCGTGACCGATGCTGCGGCCGGCGACGACCCCGCGCTCGAGGTGCAGGGCCTGTTCACGGTGCCCCTCGCCGAGCTGCGCGACCTCGCGACCTCGACGCTCCCGGCGGCCTTCGGCGCCACGGTCGCCGAGCCCGTCGCCTGA
- a CDS encoding glycine betaine ABC transporter substrate-binding protein, with product MMTKRKHLVSGIALAGAAALVLTGCAGGDDAGSGSSEGGADRPIELAVFNGWDEGIAASQLWAAILEEQGYDVELTYADVAPVYAGLARGDFDLVLDTWLPITHADYLEQYGDDIVDLGSWNDEAKLTIAVNEDAPIDSLDELAANADAFGNRIVGIEPGSGLMRITGDEVVPGYSLDGMTLIESSTPAMLAELQSATDAGENVVVTLWRPHWAYNAFPVKDLEDPQGLLGDAEGIHSVAATSFEEDFPEVFEWISNFKMPSDVLYSLEDAMFNQYDGDDYGPVVEQWIADNQEYVDALTS from the coding sequence ATGATGACCAAGAGAAAGCACCTCGTCTCGGGAATCGCGCTCGCCGGAGCCGCCGCGCTCGTGCTGACCGGATGCGCCGGCGGCGACGACGCGGGTTCGGGCTCATCCGAGGGCGGTGCGGATCGTCCCATCGAACTCGCCGTATTCAACGGCTGGGACGAGGGGATCGCCGCCTCGCAGCTGTGGGCCGCGATCCTCGAGGAGCAGGGATACGACGTCGAGCTCACCTACGCCGACGTCGCCCCCGTCTACGCGGGCCTCGCGCGCGGCGACTTCGATCTCGTGCTCGACACGTGGCTGCCGATCACGCACGCCGACTACCTGGAGCAGTACGGCGACGACATCGTCGACCTCGGCTCGTGGAACGACGAGGCCAAGCTCACCATCGCGGTGAACGAGGACGCTCCGATCGACTCGCTCGACGAGCTCGCGGCGAACGCCGACGCCTTCGGCAACCGGATCGTCGGGATCGAGCCCGGCTCGGGACTCATGCGGATCACGGGTGACGAGGTCGTGCCGGGCTACAGCCTGGACGGCATGACGCTCATCGAGTCCTCCACGCCGGCGATGCTCGCCGAACTGCAGTCGGCGACCGACGCGGGCGAGAACGTCGTCGTGACGCTGTGGCGTCCGCACTGGGCGTACAACGCGTTCCCGGTGAAGGATCTCGAGGACCCGCAGGGCCTCCTCGGCGACGCCGAGGGCATCCACTCGGTCGCGGCCACGAGCTTCGAGGAGGACTTCCCCGAGGTGTTCGAGTGGATCTCGAACTTCAAGATGCCCAGCGACGTGCTGTACTCGCTCGAGGACGCGATGTTCAACCAGTACGACGGCGACGACTACGGACCCGTCGTCGAGCAGTGGATCGCCGACAACCAGGAGTACGTCGACGCGCTGACCTCCTGA
- a CDS encoding ABC transporter permease, with amino-acid sequence MENLRLPLGAWIEAFVDFLGDVFGWLFDAVAAVLGAVYGALDWVLITPPFWVVIVVFAALSFWVRGWRLALGTAFGLLVIVLVDQWDNAMDTLALVLVASLIATAISIPVGIWAARNDHVSRVVRPILDFLQTMPAFVYLIPAIIFFGVGAVPGMIATILFALAPGVRLTELGIRGVDREVVEAGHAFGATPGRILRQIQLPLALPSIMAGVNQIIMLSLSMVVIAGIVGAGGLGGEITRAIGRINVGLGFEAGISIVIIAMILDRITSAFADPDRARAKRAATRSTRGSSTEEKTDAAGAEADRERLLTSPRRAPIAG; translated from the coding sequence ATGGAGAACCTCAGACTGCCTCTCGGCGCGTGGATCGAGGCGTTCGTCGACTTCCTCGGCGACGTGTTCGGCTGGCTCTTCGACGCCGTCGCGGCCGTGCTCGGCGCGGTGTACGGCGCCCTCGACTGGGTGCTGATCACTCCCCCGTTCTGGGTGGTCATCGTCGTGTTCGCCGCCCTGTCGTTCTGGGTGAGAGGCTGGCGGCTCGCGCTCGGCACCGCGTTCGGCCTCCTGGTGATCGTGCTCGTCGATCAGTGGGACAACGCGATGGACACTCTGGCGCTCGTGCTCGTCGCCTCGCTCATCGCGACGGCCATCAGCATCCCCGTCGGGATCTGGGCGGCCCGCAACGACCACGTGTCGCGCGTCGTGCGGCCGATCCTGGACTTCCTGCAGACGATGCCGGCGTTCGTGTACCTGATCCCCGCCATCATCTTCTTCGGGGTCGGCGCCGTGCCCGGCATGATCGCCACCATCCTGTTCGCCCTCGCCCCCGGCGTGCGCCTCACCGAGCTCGGCATCCGGGGCGTCGACCGCGAGGTGGTCGAGGCCGGCCATGCCTTCGGCGCGACCCCCGGGCGCATCCTCCGCCAGATCCAGCTGCCGCTCGCGCTGCCGAGCATCATGGCCGGCGTCAACCAGATCATCATGCTGAGCCTGTCGATGGTCGTGATCGCCGGGATCGTCGGCGCCGGCGGCCTCGGCGGCGAGATCACCCGCGCCATCGGCCGCATCAACGTCGGCCTCGGGTTCGAAGCGGGCATCTCGATCGTGATCATCGCGATGATCCTCGACCGGATCACGTCCGCCTTCGCCGACCCCGACCGTGCGCGCGCGAAGAGAGCCGCGACGCGTTCGACGCGCGGCTCGTCGACGGAGGAGAAGACGGATGCGGCCGGAGCCGAGGCCGATCGCGAGCGCCTGCTCACGTCGCCCCGTCGCGCTCCGATCGCCGGCTGA
- a CDS encoding ABC transporter ATP-binding protein has translation MTTANHVVEVRNLTKRYRETLAVDDVSFTIEKDTIYGLLGRNGAGKTTVMSILTAQNFATRGDVRVFGMDPYENARVLSRMCFVRESQKYPDDALPRHAFETARLFFPNWSQELADRLIADFQLPIKQRIKKLSRGQLSAVGVIIGLASRAEITFFDEPYLGLDAVARQIFYDRLLEDYAEHPRTVILSSHLIDEVSNLIERVLVIDQGRIIMDESTDAVRDRAANIVGDTAAVEAFVQGREVIHRESLGHVSSVTVLGGLTADDRARLAAAGLDVAPVSLQQLIVRTTQHAAEAGGQASAPAVDADLDEGALR, from the coding sequence ATGACGACCGCGAACCACGTCGTCGAGGTGAGGAACCTCACGAAGCGCTACCGCGAGACGCTCGCGGTGGACGACGTGAGCTTCACCATCGAGAAGGACACCATCTACGGACTGCTGGGCCGCAACGGCGCCGGCAAGACGACGGTCATGTCGATCCTCACCGCCCAGAACTTCGCCACTCGCGGCGACGTGCGCGTGTTCGGCATGGATCCGTACGAGAACGCCCGGGTCCTCTCACGCATGTGCTTCGTGCGCGAGAGCCAGAAGTACCCGGACGACGCGCTCCCGCGCCACGCGTTCGAGACCGCACGGCTGTTCTTCCCGAACTGGAGCCAGGAGCTCGCCGACCGGCTGATCGCCGACTTCCAGCTGCCGATCAAGCAGCGCATCAAGAAGCTCTCGCGCGGACAGCTGTCGGCCGTGGGCGTCATCATCGGGCTCGCATCGCGGGCCGAGATCACGTTCTTCGACGAGCCCTACCTCGGCCTCGACGCCGTCGCCCGGCAGATCTTCTACGACCGGCTGCTCGAGGACTACGCCGAGCACCCGCGCACCGTGATCCTCTCGAGCCACCTCATCGACGAGGTGTCGAACCTCATCGAGCGGGTCCTCGTGATCGATCAGGGCCGCATCATCATGGACGAGTCGACGGATGCCGTCCGCGACCGTGCGGCGAACATCGTGGGCGACACGGCAGCCGTCGAGGCGTTCGTCCAGGGCCGTGAGGTCATCCACCGCGAGAGCCTCGGCCACGTGTCGTCGGTCACCGTCCTCGGCGGGCTGACCGCCGACGACCGCGCACGACTGGCGGCGGCAGGACTCGACGTCGCGCCGGTGTCGCTCCAGCAGCTCATCGTGCGCACCACCCAGCACGCGGCCGAGGCCGGGGGGCAGGCATCCGCTCCCGCCGTCGACGCCGATCTCGACGAAGGAGCACTCCGATGA
- a CDS encoding AI-2E family transporter, whose amino-acid sequence MTQDTSAPRAERPHDEADGPQEAVTDQAVTASAVEADPTVFTGEAPAGKTFWANLNNPFSLGLLITLGGLAALALGLAFWNLSTIIIYVVFALFAALGLDPVVRFLGKRGISRPWAIVIVYGAFALVFALVLLLVVPTLVRQIGQFFSDIPGLISEFQASGFYSWLNSTFGDQVGDIVSQVESFLTNPANLAAIGGGVLNFAISVGTTISGLIIVLVLSLYFLAGLPTMKTAFIQFAPARNRRKATAMTNQITDSIGAYLMGMVVLAFCNSIVAFLLHLFLGLPFPALMGVLAFLITLIPLIGSVLYWITATTLALFTGWVPALIFAIVYLIYMQLEAYVLTPRVMNKAIAVPGALVVIGAMVGGTLLGLLGALVAIPVTASILLIIKQVFIPRQDAKL is encoded by the coding sequence ATGACGCAAGACACCAGTGCCCCCCGCGCCGAACGGCCGCACGACGAGGCCGACGGTCCGCAGGAGGCTGTGACGGATCAGGCCGTGACGGCATCCGCCGTCGAAGCGGACCCGACGGTGTTCACGGGGGAGGCGCCGGCAGGCAAGACGTTCTGGGCGAACCTGAACAATCCGTTCTCGCTCGGCCTGCTGATCACGCTGGGCGGCCTCGCCGCTCTCGCGCTGGGGCTCGCCTTCTGGAACCTCTCGACGATCATCATCTACGTCGTCTTCGCGCTGTTCGCCGCGCTCGGGCTCGACCCGGTGGTGCGGTTCCTCGGCAAGCGCGGCATCTCGCGGCCGTGGGCGATCGTCATCGTGTACGGCGCGTTCGCGCTCGTGTTCGCTCTCGTGCTGCTGCTGGTGGTCCCGACACTGGTCCGGCAAATCGGCCAGTTCTTCAGCGACATCCCCGGCCTCATCTCCGAGTTCCAGGCATCCGGCTTCTACTCGTGGCTCAACTCCACGTTCGGCGACCAGGTCGGCGACATCGTGTCGCAGGTCGAGTCCTTCCTCACGAACCCGGCGAACCTCGCGGCGATCGGCGGCGGTGTGCTGAACTTCGCCATCAGCGTGGGCACGACGATCTCGGGCCTGATCATCGTCCTCGTGCTGAGCCTGTACTTCCTCGCGGGCCTTCCCACGATGAAGACGGCGTTCATCCAGTTCGCCCCGGCGCGCAACCGGCGCAAGGCGACGGCGATGACGAACCAGATCACGGACTCGATCGGCGCCTACCTCATGGGCATGGTGGTGCTGGCGTTCTGCAACTCGATCGTCGCGTTCCTGCTGCACCTGTTCCTGGGCCTGCCGTTCCCCGCGCTCATGGGCGTGCTGGCCTTCCTCATCACGCTGATCCCGCTCATCGGTTCGGTGCTGTACTGGATCACCGCGACGACCCTCGCGCTGTTCACCGGATGGGTTCCCGCGCTGATCTTCGCGATCGTCTACCTCATCTACATGCAGCTCGAGGCGTATGTGCTGACTCCCCGCGTGATGAACAAGGCGATCGCGGTGCCGGGCGCGCTCGTCGTCATCGGCGCGATGGTCGGAGGCACCCTGCTGGGCCTGCTGGGTGCACTCGTCGCGATCCCGGTGACGGCCTCGATCCTGCTCATCATCAAGCAGGTCTTCATCCCCCGCCAAGACGCCAAGCTCTGA
- a CDS encoding quaternary amine ABC transporter ATP-binding protein, with product MTVEPALEARNLFKVFAKNPKAIVDRLKAGETRTDVADAGTAAVIDAGFTVQRGEIFVIMGLSGSGKSTIIRMLNGLLEPTAGDVTVQGRSIGTASPKELREIRRSSISMVFQHFALLPHRTVIDNAAYALEIQGVPRAERRRRAMEILEKVGLADRAEAMPDELSGGMRQRVGLARALTAGTDILLMDEAFSALDPLIRREMQEQLVELQRELGRTIIFITHDLNEAMFLGDRIAVMRDGRIVQNGTPEEILTDPANDYVAQFVQDVDRARVLTAGSVMAPALATTPVSAGVRGALRVMRDRQVGSVAVTENRRYLGTVTDRVVVRAVKEGKTDLRSLVDRTLPVVNTDEPLSDVVERAVESPLPIAVVDADWRLLGMIPRVTLLAALGNVDPQTTPIPIVGAPVSVPEAEFAQTLVAVGESATMAPVAAVAVAEPAEGGV from the coding sequence GTGACCGTCGAACCCGCCCTCGAGGCGCGCAATCTGTTCAAGGTGTTCGCGAAGAATCCGAAAGCGATCGTCGACCGGCTGAAGGCGGGTGAGACACGCACCGACGTGGCGGATGCCGGAACCGCCGCCGTCATCGATGCGGGCTTCACCGTCCAGCGCGGTGAGATCTTCGTGATCATGGGCCTGTCCGGCTCCGGCAAGTCGACCATCATCCGCATGCTCAACGGACTTCTCGAGCCCACCGCCGGGGATGTGACCGTGCAGGGGCGCAGCATCGGCACGGCTTCGCCGAAGGAGCTGCGCGAGATCCGGCGCTCGTCGATCTCGATGGTGTTCCAGCACTTCGCCCTGCTGCCGCACCGCACCGTGATCGACAACGCCGCGTACGCGCTCGAGATCCAGGGCGTACCGCGCGCCGAGCGTCGTCGCCGCGCGATGGAGATCCTCGAGAAGGTCGGCCTCGCAGACCGGGCTGAGGCGATGCCCGACGAGCTGTCGGGGGGCATGCGGCAGCGCGTCGGCCTCGCCCGCGCACTGACCGCGGGCACCGACATCCTGCTGATGGACGAGGCGTTCTCGGCCTTGGATCCGCTCATCCGCCGCGAGATGCAGGAGCAGCTCGTCGAGCTGCAGCGGGAGCTCGGCCGCACAATCATCTTCATCACGCACGATCTGAACGAGGCGATGTTCCTCGGCGATCGGATCGCCGTGATGCGCGACGGCCGGATCGTGCAGAACGGCACGCCGGAGGAGATCCTCACCGATCCCGCGAACGACTACGTCGCCCAGTTCGTGCAGGACGTCGACCGGGCCCGCGTCCTGACCGCGGGATCGGTCATGGCGCCGGCCCTCGCCACCACCCCCGTCAGCGCGGGCGTGCGCGGTGCGCTGCGCGTGATGCGCGACCGGCAGGTCGGCTCCGTCGCCGTGACCGAGAACCGCCGCTACCTCGGAACCGTGACCGACCGCGTCGTCGTGCGCGCCGTCAAGGAGGGCAAGACCGACCTGCGGTCCCTGGTCGACCGCACCCTGCCGGTCGTGAACACCGACGAACCGCTCAGCGACGTCGTCGAGCGAGCCGTCGAGAGCCCCCTTCCCATCGCCGTCGTGGACGCTGACTGGCGTCTGCTCGGCATGATCCCGCGTGTCACGCTGCTGGCCGCTCTCGGCAACGTCGACCCGCAGACCACGCCGATCCCGATCGTGGGGGCGCCGGTGTCGGTGCCCGAGGCGGAGTTCGCGCAGACGCTCGTCGCCGTCGGCGAATCGGCGACGATGGCTCCGGTCGCCGCCGTGGCGGTCGCCGAACCGGCGGAAGGGGGCGTGTGA
- a CDS encoding lactonase family protein: MRFLLGGYTADMDGNASGIGMLLAGAADDASAGGALAFTGEVVAADSPSWLAPHPGSPSLSKGDVVYAALEQRQAVQAFRRTGESTFVPLGDPVPAGEAVCHVAVAPDGRSLVASCWGDGRVVMMALDASGRPSAPVIAPASIDPYGPDASADTMPDIDLAAAARALREAAGSEFAHLVPEHDRDETGAAPDEPGVSTEDRDALARSPLDPAAGAARRSRAHQAVFLPDGLIVTTDLGHDLVRFWRAGARGLRAVQQVALPRGSGPRHLVHHPSGHLYVVTELSCELFVLAPAVDGTWRLVGGSPLGAGTLPTDSAAELALSRDAEFVYAGVRGSNTIATLRVRGAGETVEPVALADAGADWPRHHLVVRDTLLVAGQLSDEVVSLTLDLRTGVPGRVRHRTAAPSPTCIVPVR, translated from the coding sequence GTGAGATTCCTGCTGGGCGGGTACACCGCCGACATGGACGGGAACGCATCGGGAATCGGGATGCTGCTGGCCGGTGCCGCCGACGACGCGTCGGCCGGCGGTGCCCTGGCCTTCACCGGCGAGGTCGTCGCCGCAGACTCGCCGTCGTGGCTGGCGCCCCACCCCGGGTCGCCGAGCCTGTCGAAGGGCGACGTCGTGTACGCCGCACTCGAGCAGCGGCAGGCAGTGCAGGCCTTCCGCCGCACCGGCGAGTCGACGTTCGTGCCGCTCGGCGATCCGGTGCCCGCCGGCGAGGCAGTGTGCCACGTCGCGGTCGCGCCCGACGGCCGCTCGCTCGTGGCGAGCTGCTGGGGTGACGGGCGCGTCGTGATGATGGCGCTGGATGCTTCGGGCCGGCCGTCTGCGCCGGTCATCGCGCCGGCGAGCATCGACCCGTACGGCCCTGACGCATCCGCGGACACCATGCCCGACATCGATCTGGCTGCGGCGGCCCGCGCTCTGCGCGAGGCGGCGGGCTCGGAGTTCGCGCACCTGGTCCCGGAACACGATCGCGACGAGACCGGTGCCGCGCCGGACGAGCCGGGGGTGTCGACGGAGGATCGCGACGCGCTCGCACGCTCGCCACTCGATCCCGCGGCCGGGGCCGCCCGGCGCTCGAGGGCGCACCAGGCGGTGTTCCTGCCGGACGGACTCATCGTGACGACCGACCTCGGTCACGACCTCGTGCGATTCTGGCGGGCCGGTGCGCGGGGGCTGCGTGCGGTGCAGCAGGTCGCGCTGCCCCGGGGCAGCGGCCCGCGACACCTGGTTCACCACCCGAGCGGGCACCTGTACGTCGTGACCGAGCTGTCGTGCGAGCTGTTCGTGCTCGCCCCGGCGGTCGATGGAACGTGGCGGCTCGTCGGAGGGTCTCCGCTCGGCGCGGGGACTCTGCCCACCGACTCCGCCGCCGAACTCGCCCTGTCGCGCGACGCGGAGTTCGTCTACGCCGGTGTGCGGGGCAGCAACACGATCGCGACGCTCCGCGTCCGCGGCGCCGGAGAGACGGTCGAGCCCGTCGCGCTCGCCGACGCCGGCGCGGACTGGCCGCGCCACCACCTCGTCGTCCGCGACACCCTGCTCGTCGCCGGTCAGCTCTCCGACGAGGTCGTCTCGTTGACGCTCGATCTGCGCACCGGCGTGCCCGGCCGTGTGCGCCACCGCACAGCGGCACCGTCGCCGACCTGCATCGTTCCCGTCCGCTGA